The genome window TGATTAACAGCAATCATGTCTCAATAGCCGAGTTGGAAGCTGATACACTGTACTACTACCTGCCTCAGCATAGCAATGCAACTTCTCCCTACACCTTCAAGACTAGCCGTCAGGCAGGTGACCAGACTCCTCACACCGTCGCCACGGTGTAAGGATCTCATGGGTGCTATGGGTCTCACCACAAGTGTTGGAAAGGGGGCTCATAATCCTTTTGGTCCTAACGATAACAATACACTCCAGTCCTAAGTGACTCAAGGAGTCAGCGCTGACTTCCTTTGGCACCGTAAACCTTCTCACAATAACGTCTACGGGAGCAGAGATCTAACATCTCTCAGCTGGTGACATTGCGTACGCTGGCTATTAGctcaaggaggagatccagGGGTTCCTTCCTAACATCACCATAGCCGATGGTGCCAAAGTGTGTGAGAGCCTGCTGAACCAGAATTACGTCGAACTGGCAGTTATTACTGCTCAGGAGCCGTATATGTTTGGTCCTGGTAATCATGAATCTAACTGTATGTGCCTCCCTCTAGCATACATATTTTAATCATCTGTTAACCGCCACCATAGGCGTTAATGATGGCACCACTGGTAGGGTCCACAACATCACGTACAATGTTGGCATCTGCATGCCTGGCCAGACTAACTTTACCGGCTTCCGAAACCACTTCCGCATGCCCAGCGCTCAGTCTGGTGGTGTGGAGAATTTCTGGTACTGATTTGACAATGGGACGGTCCACTGCATCCAACTTGACACTGAAACAGATCTTGGGCATGGGATAGTTGGTCCTGATGAGCCTACTGGACCTTAAGGCGAAGATAGCGGTCCCTTCAGTCTTAACGACCAGTAAATTAACTGGTTTGAAAAGGATTTGGCCTCTGTTGATCGGGCTAAGATCTCATGGGTTGTTGTTAAAAAGCGCAGACCAAGTACTTGAGCACATGATTTAATACTAACGAGGAATATCTATTCAGCCTGCCACAGATCCTGGTATGTCGGCGGTAAGAACCAGAGTGACGCATTTGCGAGAACTGCCGCGAGGTCTGGGAACCGCTGTTTTGGAAGTACAATGTTGACTTGGTCCTCTCTGGCCATGCCAACTACTACGAGCGGAATGCCCCAATTGCCAACTTCAACGTTCACCCGAACGAGTTGAACAATCGAATGCCCCATGGTCCATTACCAACGGAGCTGCAGGTCATTATAATGGACTAGATTCACTAGTCCGCCCTCTCCAGAGATATTCCGCTATGCACAGGATACAGCATATGGATGAAGCAGACTGACGTTCCACAATTGCTCGCATCTGACACATGAGGTTGTGGCAATTCGGAATGGCACTGTGTTGAATACTGCTAAATTGTTCAAGGATCGGAAATGTAAGTACTAGGTGATATTGTAGCGTGTTTCGTGGAAGGTCTATACCGAGCCGAGTGGAATATCGATTACATACTTATATAATTCTCTGTAGACAGATGTGACAATACGGACAACTACGCAAATCCAGACAGTCCATCCAATGACAGGCAGTCAGAGGGAGCAATTATTTGATGGTATAAGCAACCATCACGACTAATAATATTAGCTGAAAAGATCTGGTGGAGGAAGTGCATTTTCCATCGAGGTAATTCGGGActcggtacggagtattctCTGTTTATTATTAGGCCGTAAGCGCTTAGCCTACAGATTTAGCCTCTAGTACCTTGTGTTGCCAGTCTCCACTATGACGATGTCCCACTTCCCCGCCCTCCATGGACGACGCCTCTCCAACCTGTTCAACCATAACTGAAGACGTTAGCACTACAGCCTCCAAGATATATGCTAAGATCGTGAATAtaaagaagggaaaagcaGACATTATGCAGTCCAGAGAGCCCTCCCATGCAGGCTCATGGTACTCTGACAATCGAAGCACTTTGACCCGCCAACTGGACCAGTGGCTCGCCCATGTCCCCAACGAAATCGAGGGAATCGGCTCCCTGCCCGTACCTGGCTCCCGAGTTATCATTGCCCCGTATGTATCATAGAGAACTGGGAAAAAGCATCATACTCAGGAGTTAGTGCTGATGATCCAGTCACGCGGGCTATGCCTACTCAGGACCATGTGCAGCTTACGCATACAGAGCTCTGGACTTGTCCAAGGCGTGAGAAAATGGCCCTGCTTATGGCTTGCTGTTGTTATTTGCTGACTGATTGAGACTAGGAAACGGATCTTCATCCTAGGTCCATCGCATCACCACTATCTCTCGACACTCGCTCTCCCCCAGCTTACGTCCTACTACACCCCGCTTTCAGACGAGCCTCTACCGCTTGACACTGAGCTTATCGCTAAGCTTCTTTCGGCAAAAGCAGTCAAACCGAACGGGTCAACAGTCAGTTTTACAACGATGACCCGGTcggtcgacgaggacgaacACAGTATTGAGCTTCATCTGCCCTATATCCACCGACTCCTACAATTACAACATCCCACCAAACGAACATCTCAATATCCGCCTCTGGTACCAATCCTGGTCGGAAGCACTTCTGCATCTACAGAGCAAGCCTTTGGAGCTTTACTGGCTTCTTACTTGGAAGATCCTTCCAATGTGTTTGTGATTAGCTCCGATTTCTGCCACTGGGGCCTTCGCTTCAGCTACACATACTACGTCCCTCAAGCTCCCAAGCCTGGGCCGAAGCTTCCCCTTTCCGCCGATGCTCTGCCTCAGCCGAGCAATGATCTGGATGAGTTTGAAGAAAGAATTGAGCTAGTGTCAGCGGGTCACTCCCTCCAGCGGAGAGACCGTATTAACAGTCGTGAGCCAGCGATTCATGAGAGCATTTCTGCTTTCGATATCGCAACTATGGCTGCCATAGCTACAGGAGAGACCGAGAATTTTCTTGATGTCATACAGAGAACAGGTAATACGGTATGCGGCCGTCATCCCATTGGGGTGATCATGGCCGCCATTGAAGCAACCAGGACCCAGGAGGACGGGAAGAAGGGCGCCTTTCATTTTATTCGGTATGAGCGTAGCTCGGACGCAGTTAATGTGACTGACAGCTCCGTGAGCTACGTCTCTGCGTTTGCCGTCTTGTAGAAATCTGTCCTCGTTCTTGACTTCTACCCCCTGAGCGCTGACGGAGGGAGTTACTTAGGTTGCTTACAGAGTTAGACATTAGGGCTAAGTAGCCTATGATTCATTTATCTTATGGGTATGATGCAACCCGTCTTGAGCCAATATATTCGATTTGCCGACCCTCTTAGTACAACCCCGTATGCCTCCGTATACTCTCCAAGGATACATACTCGCAGACATGAAACAGTAACATCATGGATATCGCCAGAGCTGCGCGTTCAGTGACACAGGTGCTGGACGGATACGACAACTTCCCTTTCACCGGACCTATAGCTGCAAGCTGTTTGAACTGTTAAAACTTATCTACATCTTTTTCGCCGATCTCTGGCTTTAGATGCAACTGAAGGCAGGGATGGCGGCGCAAGAATCGTTACAACGACCCTAGGACTTACTACCGCGTGTTTCTCAGAGACTCCAATAAGAGACAGTTGAAATCATGCCGACATCACACGGGTTTGAATATCCAACTTCGCGTTACACAAACCGAAAACACAGTGCACCAGTGGTTCGAATAAGGTCGCAAGCCATCGCGCCACATCTAGAACCATCAAGTGCTTCGAGTGCTGCATTTACCGACAGCGACCCTTATGACTGCAATCTTCCAGATTAAGAGCATATTCCATATACTCGGAGCCCTCCCTTCCCCAATCATAGCCAAACAAGCCCACGGCCACATAGATTCCATACGTCCGGTGATGAGATCGCGCGGCTGACCGGCCAGGAATGCTACCCCGCAAACTTGACTTTGGATTCATGGCTTCTCAGGGTTACAGAAGCTCATTGTCGGCATAAGTTGCGACATGGTGTACGGCATATGCCGTTCTGCAGGCTGGCTATGCACTGTTTCGTCTTTGTTGTGCCCCGCCACCCCCACCATGAGGCTCGAAGATGTAGACGAATTATGCTCTTCACATCGTTAAAGGAATGACGACATCTGATAGTCTCAAAGAACATCGTCAATTATGTTCATGGAGACAGATGACCCAGTTTAAGGCGTTCTGCTCTGGGTCCCTCAACCCTCTTAGGGTCCAATTGGGACTATCCGAATCAATCTAAGAATGTTGATCTCTCAAGCTTCTAGTATCAATCAAGTCATGGACAGATCGTACATTAAACTTTaagcttctcttttcccAGATGATGCCGTCGTTTGACTCTAATGTTCCCGTGGCCTTTGCTGAAACCCGATCGATTTCAGTTCCTGACTGGAACGTTTCCATCTGTCTGGGCGCCAAAATAAACCTGGCTATTGGGACTGCCCTTAAGCATTTGAGACAGGACACTTCAGCCCAAAAAGAGCGTCTTGACAAGATTCGTGTGATACCGTTGCAACCATTGGCCTCATGATGAGACGCTGCTACAGTCCTGAGGCTTGTTTTCAGGCCAATGAACAACTTGGAACGAAATATCCGAGATCTTTGCTGGGCACACTGCAACCGTAATATGGACCTTCGCAATGGCCAGTGAGAGTTGACCTCGACATTCTTGTTTGAATACAAAAAGGCCATTCCTTCAGACGTCTCTGCTCTCAGAATGTGTTGACAAAATAGCACACTGCCAAATCTGGCTTCTTCGAAACGCTCCTTCCTTTTGGCTTGTTGAAATCATTTAGCTTATTAAATTCGTTCCTTCTACACTATCATGGTCGGTTCTATCCGTTGAAGCACTCGTTTGCTTTGCTGCATTTGTTCTCAAGTAAAGGCTGATTGTCTGCAGATGATACTTCTCAAATCACTCTCCTTTGCCCTCGCTGGACTGTCAGCATTGGCGACTGCCATTCCGATGCCAAAGCCTTTTTCAGCCGATGTTTCTACCGAGGTCAGTAGCACTGACAGACTTGTGTTCTGTCATTTTATGGTAAGTCAAGAGCCTGACTAGGTTGAGCCCGGAGCAAATGACTGACATTTGACTTCACTTTAGATCGGCATCACAAGCAACCGCCAGAGCGCCGCGGACTACGATGATGACATGCAACGTGCGAAAGCATTGGGAATAGATGCATTCGCTTTGAACATTGGCGTGGATCCGTACACTGATACGCAGCTCAATTTTGCCTACGAATCAGCCGCGAGAAATGACATGAAAGTCTTCATCTCATTTGATTTCAATTGGTACAACACTGGACAAGCCACTGCCGTGGGACAGAAGATCAGACAATACGCCAGTCTACCTGCACAGCTCAAGGTAGATGGTAAGGTCTTTGCATCCTCATTTGCCGGTGACGGCCTTGATATTCCTGCCTTGAACTCCGCTGCTGGCACCGAAGTGTTCTTCGCACCGAATTTTCATCCAGGGGTGGGAGACTTCAATGCTATCCAATGTGCACTTAATTGGATGGCTTGGCCTAACAATGACAACAACAAAGCGCCGACCCCAGATCATAACGTGAGCGTTGCAGAAGGCGACAGTAAATACATCGCGGCCCTAAATGGAAAACCGTATATTGCACGTGAGTCTTTCGAAGCTCCCAACCTTTGACTTTGGCTAACAGAAAATCAGCTGTCTCCGGTTGGTTCTCAACTCATTTCGGCGGCGAGGTTCCCTATAGCAAGAATTGGGTCTTTCCCTCAGATCTTCTCTGGTATGACAGATGGCAAGAGATTCTGAATCTCGGGCCACGGTTCATTGAGATAGTCACCTGGAATGACTACGGAGAGTCCCACTACATCGGACCATTGTCCTCGCCTCACACAGATGATGGTGCCTCCAAATGGGTGATGGATATGTAGGTGATTGTAACTCTTATTGCCTGGTATAGCGCTGACCGCTTCTTTAAGGCCGCACaatggatggctggaaaTGTCCAAACCTTTCATTGCTGCTTATAAGGCCGGCGAAAAGTCCGCCAACAATTACATCACCGAAGACAAGTTGATCTACTGGTATAGACCAACTCCAAAGGACATCAATTGCGACTCAACGGACACTACCATGCAGGGAAATCCAAACAACTCAAGCGGAAACTTCTTCCGCGGACGACCAAACGGGTACGAGTCAATGACAGATGAGGTGTTTGTTGTCTCATTGCTCAAATCACCCGCTACTGTTCAGGTGACTTCAGGGAGCAGTAGCAAGACGTTCCAAGCACAGGCCGGTGCCAGCGCCTTTTCAGCACCTATGGGCGTCGGCAAACAGCAGTTTTCACTCCTGCGCAATGGGCAAACCGTCATGTCCGACACGAGTCTGAAAGACATTGTCGACAGCTGCATCTGCGGCATCTACAACTTTAACGCCTATGTGGGCACCGTGCCACCGGAAAAGACTATTGACAAGCTCCAACCAGCGGGACTGTCAATGCTGTATCAGGGACTGACAGTGCCATGTCCGACTAACACTCTAGGACTCAGTAGCCCTACCGCCACCGCTCAATAGGCATGCAAATCTCCCACATACTTTTGTTTCCTTTGTGCCAGATAAGTCGTCGGGTCGTTCACTACGGAGGAGGGTAGGGCTCAATCATTACTTTTTGTTGACTTTGCTGGCCAAATGCTTGCATGAAGTGTCGCTCATTTGCATAAACTAGGGATCTGCAGGGAGGAATTCGTCATTCGTTTATGAAGTGCAACTCATGACCATGATACCACGAACAGTTAGTGATTTGAAATCAAATGCTGGCATTGTGCAAAAGACCTGttccctcctctttctcaGAATCCCTCAGTAGTTCGGGTACTGTTTAGCAACTACTTGGTAAGACTCATGGATTTTACTCCCAGCAGAGACATGAATCGCAAGGCTGTATTACACCGCTGAGTGGGCCTTAGAGGAGTATGGATATGGACTGTGGACAAAAGCGCCCCTCGAAATCCCGGCACTTCAGTATATTAGAACTGCTGGTTACGGACTCCATGTTCCGTACTACATCGGGATATCCACCACATCGGAAATCATCGGGTGTTGCTCCTACCGAAAAGCACCGATAAGAACTTTTGGTAGAAGTACTCGGAGACCATCAGAAGGGTCTTATCAGTGAATCATAGTGTTATCTCCCCCTTCCTTTATTTAGATCCAATGCCCCTTTTGTCCATTTCATACTTCTTCACCGACACTTCAACTATTTCTGATCTTCAATTTCTCTACTTGCACTATGAGGACTTCAGCTTTTGATCCTGATCGCATTGACTCAACCGCTGCTCCCGACGCGCTTACTTTCGGTTTCCCCTCACCCACCAGCCACATATGACCCGACATTCGGACATCGCGTGATTCATTCCTCCTTTTATCCATACATCTTCTGCGCTGGCTCTGGCTACTCACATCTGAAAAGCTCACAGCAAAAAAACCGAGTTTCTCAAAGTATACCTGCTATCGTTATCCTTTTTTTCAAAACCATGGAACCCATCGTGGTCTGCTGAGATGCAGTGTGGGTTGAGCTGAGCTAGATTGGCGGTGACGAGAGCGTTGGTCTATTTAACTTCGACAAGGTATATATTGGTGTTTTGAGTGTCGATTCAGCCATGGCGAGGATCAAGCAGGGCGTTTTCTCCTGGGAGGATGTACTGGCCCAGCGGTATCAAAGTAAGTCGAGAAGTATCTCCTGTAGCCTGAATCCATCGTTGCAAATCCCACCCCATACGAGATTTATCTCAAAATCCAAAGCAGCCTCGTGCAATGCATGACTGACTAAATTGATACAGGCAACAAGCCAGCAGCCCTACCCAGATCCAGAAGGCACAGTGCCATCTCCGGACGAAGCCAGTCCCAGAAGCAGACGGACACACGGATGGACTGGACATTCCAGCCCAACTGCTCGCTACTAATGAAACTCGCTCCTGAGTTGCGCCTTCTCATCTGGGAGATGGTCTTAGGTGGGATGCGTATACATATCATCCAGCGGCCGAACCGCCGAATGGGTCACATCGTATGTTCGCTTGCCGAGACCTGCGATATCTGTCGCGGTGAAATTCCACAGTTGGCCAAAGACGGAGCGGACCGGCGAAAGACTCAACTGCTGTCTCTCGCGTTGACCTGTAAACTGATGTAAGTATCCCCTTTCCTGGGAGACGATGGTGCTGTGTCGTTCCCTTCCTCGTCGCTTTCATTCATCTGATTTGAAACATTAGCTACTGCGAATCCATCCACCTGTTGTACACGCTCAATATCTTTGAGTTCAGCAATACTTGGTCCCTAACCTATCTCCTTCCAACCATCCCCGCCGAATTCTGGGACTGCATTCGTGCAGTTGAACTGCGCTGGGCGTTCCCAGGCCACTGGCTCCCCAGTAAAGACCCTGTCAAGACAGTCTATTTCTCCGCTGGACGCCAGCAGTGGGTCGAGACCTGCCGCGCCCTGACGCGGATGAAGGGCCTGCAGTCGTTCACACTACAGCTGATGGGGAACTGGTTCTGCGAACCGGTGGAGAAGATCCCTGTGTTTCTAGAGCCACTGAGGGAGTTGAATCTGAAGAACAGGTGGAAATTGCAGTTGCCCCGGCAGCCGTACTATATCAAGGAGATTCGGAATATCGACAGAGATCTGCGCCAGAGGGGCATTGACTGTTCCGTTCGAGCTGCGTGATGTACGGAGGCCTTCCCGTTAGTTACTGATCTGCGTTAACTAACGGCAATATTCGAGATATATTCTAAGCTTAGAAACGGAGTAATTCAGTAGGTCATGTATCTTGACATTGCATTGCTTGGAAGAGCCCAGCTCCATATCCTCAGAGAACATTTATACCTCCCGATTCCACGCTGCCCAACATCCTATCCATAGCGAGGAGGGACATATCTTTATAATACTGTGACTGAACACATTATCTACTGTAACTTTTTCGCaccctctctttctcttcccatACTAACCTTAAAAGAGTCCTAGCCAAACAAACCAAATCAAGCTTAGCCGCCAGTCGGCCCTCGGATCCGAGACACCGCCGACCTTAGTCAGTTACCACCAACGGACCCAAATCGAACCCACCACTCACAAACGCCTAAAGCGCAGCCCCCACCTGACCTCAAAAGCCAAAGCACCCAGAAGCGGTAAGCCACCCGCCGATCACCCCTTTCTCGCCTACAGAAAAGTATATTTATAGATCTCTGGGCTGGACCCTCCGGGGCTGGGCCGGCCCCCCCAATTGTGGGGAGGGGCGTCATTGAACTCTGTTCTGGGAAACTGGCAATCGGCGGATAAAGGGTTCCATTGGAGAAGTGCAAAACTGCAAATCGCAATTAAACTGGGATGGGTCAGACAGGGCCTTCCTTGCTGACTGCTCAGGAACATGgaaaatactccgtagattcTTTTTGATTGCATGAATTCGCAGCATGTCTTAGACTTGGGGTCGGTTTGGGCTGTTTCATTGGATGGGTAGTGGCGCTTTTGTGCCCAGAGTTTGGCGTTGAGGATTTCTGCTCTTGAGACTTCCAAGCATGGTTAAGACCTGATCATGTATGCCAGGCTTGAATTTGTCCTTTAGAAACGCTCGTCCCGCTTGTCTATGAAGATCAAGTAAACGTCAATTAGACTGATAGGAAAAGTTTGAGGGTATCAACTGGCTGAATTGTCCAACTATTGATCTTTTTAAATATTTTGATGTCACATAGAAGAGTTTAGCTGACATTATGGGGCATAGATATCTGAGATCGCCAGGAGTCAGATCAATTCGCAAAAAGGCAATGACGCTTCATCTATAGATGACATGCTCATCGTTGAGCATAATCACCAAATACAAAGCATATCTCCAGAGCGGTGGTATCACTTCCATGTCTCATGGCATTGACTGGCAATTGCAAATCTTGCGTACACGCTTGACGCAAACAAGAAGGAGAGtcgaaaagaaaatcaagagTGTCAAGAGAGAatgaaggaagaaagggaaggggaaaaagaaagtagGCGAAAAGATGTGAACGATTATAGTAGAGATTAAATGTATAATATCATGCCAATCTTGCAAAAATGCAAGAACCGAGTTCAAAGGTATGCTGATCATCGAGAGTGTTAATGCTCAAAACACCTTAATCATATCCAAATAAGAAAGTGTCGCAAAGTGAATAGTGGGTAAGTGATAGCAGCCTTCTGGAGGGAAGGAGCTTTGCAGTagacagaaaagaaagtGGAGAGTCCTTGACTTGGTGTGATACACCATTGAGAATTGGCAATGACTGCCAGGAAAGTAAGCGCAAACGGTCATGTGATGATGGAATGTTCATTCACACATAAGTTCGCAGGCGTTGGATGGAGGTGCCGCCGGTGTTCGCGATATGTTGAGATACTGGATGATGGACAACAAAACGGAAAAGGATGACGATGTATCGATGAGATCGACACTTAGGACTCATAGAATATCGGCGTCCCCTGGATACGCTTTTGATGAGCGGCCTAACCTTCCTTCCTACTCGTAGGAAATCCTATGGTAGGCGGTGAACCTCGAGTGCATGTCGCATGTACCTCGACTGCTGCTCATCTAAACAGTTCCGTTCAGACGAAGCGTCGCATTAGTCGCGAGAGACACGGAATGAACTTTGAAGTTACGTCAGCATGGTGTGAGATGAGCGC of Aspergillus fumigatus Af293 chromosome 2, whole genome shotgun sequence contains these proteins:
- a CDS encoding purple acid phosphatase family protein, which translates into the protein MQLRLAYGGPHGMTVSWNTYSQLPHPTVCFGRSPKLLNRCVSSSASIIYTTSMINSNHVSIAELEADTLYYYLPQHSNATSPYTFKTSRQAGDQTPHTVATALMMAPLVGSTTSRTMLASACLARLTLPASETTSACPALSLVNCREVWEPLFWKYNVDLVLSGHANYYERNAPIANFNVHPNELNNRMPHGPLPTELQVIIMD
- a CDS encoding protein MEMO1, with product MDDASPTCSTITEDVSTTASKIYAKIVNIKKGKADIMQSREPSHAGSWYSDNRSTLTRQLDQWLAHVPNEIEGIGSLPVPGSRVIIAPHAGYAYSGPCAAYAYRALDLSKAKRIFILGPSHHHYLSTLALPQLTSYYTPLSDEPLPLDTELIAKLLSAKAVKPNGSTVSFTTMTRSVDEDEHSIELHLPYIHRLLQLQHPTKRTSQYPPLVPILVGSTSASTEQAFGALLASYLEDPSNVFVISSDFCHWGLRFSYTYYVPQAPKPGPKLPLSADALPQPSNDLDEFEERIELVSAGHSLQRRDRINSREPAIHESISAFDIATMAAIATGETENFLDVIQRTGNTVCGRHPIGVIMAAIEATRTQEDGKKGAFHFIRYERSSDAVNVTDSSVSYVSAFAVL
- a CDS encoding glycoside hydrolase family 71 protein translates to MILLKSLSFALAGLSALATAIPMPKPFSADVSTEVSSTDRLVFCHFMIGITSNRQSAADYDDDMQRAKALGIDAFALNIGVDPYTDTQLNFAYESAARNDMKVFISFDFNWYNTGQATAVGQKIRQYASLPAQLKVDGKVFASSFAGDGLDIPALNSAAGTEVFFAPNFHPGVGDFNAIQCALNWMAWPNNDNNKAPTPDHNVSVAEGDSKYIAALNGKPYIAPVSGWFSTHFGGEVPYSKNWVFPSDLLWYDRWQEILNLGPRFIEIVTWNDYGESHYIGPLSSPHTDDGASKWVMDMPHNGWLEMSKPFIAAYKAGEKSANNYITEDKLIYWYRPTPKDINCDSTDTTMQGNPNNSSGNFFRGRPNGYESMTDEVFVVSLLKSPATVQVTSGSSSKTFQAQAGASAFSAPMGVGKQQFSLLRNGQTVMSDTSLKDIVDSCICGIYNFNAYVGTVPPEKTIDKLQPAGLSMLYQGLTVPCPTNTLGLSSPTATAQ